One genomic region from Terasakiella sp. SH-1 encodes:
- a CDS encoding flagellar basal body P-ring protein FlgI, producing the protein MTVLLLNANNANASSRIKDIVTFEGVRDNMLVGYGLVVGLNGTGDGLADGHFTKQSLLSMLERLGVKPTESGLDSKNVAAVMVTAALKPFARQGSRIDVTVSALGDASSLMGGTLLVTPLIGADGEVYAVAQGQLAVGGFAAAGNAEAVTKGVPTSGRIANGAIIERELQFEMAQMDSVKLSLRNPDFTTARRVSQAINAFLGTSSSRPTDPGTVQLEIPDRYDGNVVNLLTDIEQLRVEPDQMARVVIDETTGTIVMGENVRISTVAIAQGSLTIRITENQQVSQPGPFAETGETTTVDRTAVDVDEGEEKKLTVLDDGVSLQELVNGLNALGIGPRDMITILQAIKAAGALQAKIEVM; encoded by the coding sequence ATGACCGTTCTATTGTTAAACGCGAACAATGCCAATGCCTCTTCACGCATCAAAGATATCGTGACCTTTGAAGGCGTGCGTGACAACATGCTGGTTGGCTATGGTCTGGTCGTTGGTCTCAATGGAACAGGCGATGGTTTGGCCGATGGTCACTTTACCAAACAAAGCCTGCTGTCCATGCTGGAACGCCTCGGTGTCAAACCAACAGAATCCGGTCTCGACAGTAAAAACGTTGCTGCCGTTATGGTAACAGCTGCCTTAAAACCCTTTGCCCGCCAAGGTTCACGCATTGATGTGACTGTCAGCGCACTGGGTGACGCCAGCAGCCTGATGGGTGGAACTTTATTGGTAACGCCCCTGATCGGTGCAGATGGCGAAGTCTACGCCGTTGCCCAAGGTCAATTGGCCGTTGGTGGTTTTGCTGCAGCCGGAAACGCCGAAGCAGTGACCAAAGGTGTACCGACATCTGGTCGTATTGCCAATGGGGCGATTATTGAACGTGAACTGCAATTTGAAATGGCACAAATGGACAGCGTGAAACTGTCTTTGCGCAATCCTGACTTTACGACAGCACGTCGCGTTTCCCAGGCCATCAACGCCTTCTTGGGGACAAGCTCTTCACGCCCGACAGACCCGGGGACCGTACAGCTGGAAATCCCGGACCGTTATGACGGCAATGTAGTCAATCTGTTGACAGATATTGAACAACTGCGTGTGGAACCCGACCAAATGGCCCGTGTGGTCATTGATGAAACCACAGGCACCATCGTGATGGGTGAAAATGTCCGCATCAGTACTGTTGCGATTGCCCAAGGTAGCTTGACCATCCGTATTACCGAAAACCAACAGGTTTCCCAACCCGGCCCCTTTGCTGAAACCGGAGAAACAACAACAGTAGACCGTACAGCCGTTGATGTGGATGAAGGCGAAGAGAAAAAACTGACCGTTCTGGATGATGGGGTATCCCTGCAAGAATTGGTCAATGGCCTGAACGCCTTGGGAATTGGCCCGCGTGACATGATCACTATCTTACAAGCGATCAAAGCCGCCGGTGCCCTGCAAGCCAAAATTGAGGTGATGTAA
- a CDS encoding flagellin, with amino-acid sequence MAIRLANMAHHTLLNSHLFKLQQNLFDSQMSVATEKKTQDYMGIPDQSGRVVQLEHLAAQSQRFIDNNEVVDLRLQSTDIALVGVEDTIRNMYDMISDYGAGERRDAEQVEQVQKFAYQALRDIQGFLNETVAGRYLFSGSRTAQRSVDLGLGKDIAEFQEKWNGDTLKYPESRDAHIAEFGVSADFDFTLGGTGNNQYMEIDISSYAAADYSNFTVGADIELSDTANDGRWTVTAVDTTTGYIRVARKDFTDETSSDTFTIKKGSDRDTIISDSMTYSGNTITAASGAGTFNDIEIPATLEIASGSGNNNMTVTISSVSADGSSLTVEQKTATAGTNDTGTITMADYYGGDQMEIQHRIDKNRTIDLDTNALNPAFDKAIRGLAIIAQGEFGSAGGLDQNTGRTEDALWLLDSALDFPTDGTPPYGTEETDSIEQLRFNGAFARQQIKSSIEREEDMIGYLLNNVSNIEDVDMLEATTGLMDIERALQASYQVLSRTQKLNLSQYL; translated from the coding sequence ATGGCTATTAGACTTGCAAATATGGCACATCATACGCTCTTGAACTCGCATTTGTTCAAGCTGCAACAAAACCTCTTTGATTCCCAGATGTCTGTAGCGACTGAGAAGAAGACACAAGACTATATGGGCATTCCAGACCAGTCTGGCCGTGTGGTCCAATTGGAACATTTGGCGGCTCAATCCCAGCGCTTCATTGATAACAACGAAGTCGTAGACTTACGCCTACAGTCCACCGACATTGCCCTTGTCGGTGTGGAAGATACCATCCGCAATATGTACGACATGATTTCTGATTATGGTGCAGGTGAGCGTCGCGATGCAGAACAAGTCGAACAGGTTCAGAAATTTGCTTACCAAGCCTTGCGTGATATTCAGGGTTTCTTGAATGAAACCGTTGCCGGACGTTATCTCTTTTCCGGTTCTCGTACGGCCCAACGTTCTGTTGATCTGGGTCTGGGAAAAGACATTGCGGAATTTCAGGAAAAATGGAATGGCGACACGCTTAAATATCCGGAATCCCGTGATGCCCATATTGCTGAATTTGGCGTCAGTGCTGATTTTGATTTCACCCTGGGCGGTACAGGTAACAACCAATATATGGAAATTGATATTTCCTCTTATGCTGCTGCGGATTACAGTAATTTCACCGTTGGTGCAGATATTGAATTAAGCGATACGGCCAATGACGGACGTTGGACGGTCACTGCCGTTGACACGACAACTGGCTATATCCGTGTTGCCCGTAAAGACTTTACGGATGAAACCTCTTCAGACACTTTTACCATTAAAAAGGGATCAGATCGCGATACGATTATTTCCGACAGCATGACCTATTCAGGTAATACGATTACGGCGGCTTCAGGGGCAGGGACATTTAATGACATTGAAATCCCTGCAACTCTTGAAATTGCTTCGGGTAGTGGCAACAACAATATGACGGTAACAATTTCATCTGTCAGTGCTGATGGTAGTTCCCTTACAGTTGAACAGAAAACCGCAACTGCTGGCACGAATGACACGGGTACCATCACCATGGCTGATTATTATGGTGGTGACCAGATGGAAATTCAGCATCGCATTGATAAAAACCGAACCATTGATTTGGATACAAATGCCCTAAACCCAGCCTTTGACAAAGCCATCCGAGGCTTGGCCATCATTGCCCAAGGGGAATTTGGCAGTGCTGGAGGGTTGGACCAAAACACAGGTCGGACAGAAGACGCCCTCTGGTTACTGGATTCTGCACTAGATTTCCCAACAGACGGTACCCCGCCTTATGGAACAGAAGAAACCGATAGTATTGAACAACTTCGTTTTAATGGTGCCTTTGCCCGCCAGCAAATCAAGAGTTCAATTGAGCGTGAAGAAGATATGATCGGATATCTTCTCAATAACGTGTCTAACATTGAAGATGTCGATATGCTGGAAGCCACGACAGGATTGATGGATATCGAGCGCGCCTTACAAGCGTCCTATCAGGTCTTGTCCAGAACACAGAAGCTCAACCTGTCTCAGTATCTCTAA
- a CDS encoding rod-binding protein, with the protein MSDLSIMSQAQLAYQNAQATAPATVATPTQNENSFAKALSKQQRMDPTHLDVMQRRKIKETAQEFEAQFLGQMLQPMFEGIQAEEPFSGGHAEKMWQGMLVSEYGKAIAKSGGIGLADHIERQLLRAQEGL; encoded by the coding sequence ATGAGCGACCTATCCATCATGTCACAGGCACAACTGGCCTATCAGAACGCACAGGCCACAGCGCCAGCAACTGTTGCAACACCGACCCAAAACGAAAATTCTTTTGCCAAAGCGCTTTCAAAACAACAGCGCATGGATCCAACTCACCTTGATGTGATGCAACGTCGTAAAATCAAGGAAACAGCACAGGAGTTTGAAGCCCAGTTCCTCGGTCAAATGCTTCAACCCATGTTTGAAGGCATTCAGGCAGAAGAACCCTTTAGCGGCGGTCATGCAGAAAAAATGTGGCAAGGCATGCTTGTCAGCGAATATGGCAAAGCCATCGCCAAATCCGGCGGCATTGGCTTGGCCGATCATATCGAACGTCAATTGTTACGTGCACAGGAAGGACTTTAA
- the dksA gene encoding RNA polymerase-binding protein DksA, producing the protein MSVDLAENYKPSDDEEFMNEDMQEYFRQKLLAWKEELIRESNETLEHLQQEDNQAPDLADRASMETDRALELRTRDRARKLISKIDAALGRLEDGSYGYCEETDEPIGIRRLEARPIATLSIEAQERHERMEKTHRDD; encoded by the coding sequence ATGAGCGTCGATTTGGCAGAAAACTATAAGCCGTCAGATGACGAAGAGTTCATGAATGAAGATATGCAGGAGTATTTCCGTCAGAAGCTCTTGGCATGGAAAGAAGAACTGATTCGTGAATCCAACGAAACACTGGAACATCTGCAGCAGGAAGACAATCAGGCTCCTGATCTTGCAGACCGTGCTTCCATGGAAACGGATCGTGCACTTGAGCTACGTACACGAGACCGAGCCCGCAAGCTGATCAGCAAGATTGATGCTGCGCTGGGCCGTCTTGAAGATGGATCTTACGGCTATTGTGAAGAAACGGATGAACCAATTGGTATTCGCCGCCTGGAAGCGCGCCCGATTGCGACATTAAGTATTGAAGCGCAGGAACGTCACGAACGTATGGAAAAAACTCATCGTGATGACTAA
- a CDS encoding flagellar export chaperone FlgN gives MDMTERVNELIFICERMIEILNKENEALEAQTPHVLMETMVEKDKMSRLYERHTRAVSQNAAELKKVDEDLQTHLKEVSREMDKLVEINARMLKLHMDLNRRVLERFADVAQKLTPHSGTYNAAANVGVKAEATAPISLNESL, from the coding sequence ATGGATATGACAGAACGCGTAAATGAACTGATTTTTATCTGCGAGCGCATGATTGAAATCCTGAATAAAGAAAACGAAGCACTTGAAGCGCAAACTCCCCATGTCCTGATGGAAACCATGGTGGAAAAAGACAAGATGAGCCGCCTTTATGAACGCCATACCCGCGCAGTTTCCCAAAATGCGGCAGAACTGAAAAAGGTTGATGAAGACCTGCAAACGCACCTCAAGGAAGTCAGCCGTGAAATGGACAAACTGGTCGAAATTAACGCCCGTATGCTCAAGCTCCATATGGACCTGAACCGCCGTGTGCTGGAACGTTTTGCCGATGTTGCCCAAAAATTGACGCCGCATTCCGGCACCTATAATGCCGCTGCGAATGTCGGAGTAAAAGCGGAAGCAACCGCACCGATCTCCTTGAACGAGAGCCTGTAA
- a CDS encoding flagellar assembly protein FliX, with protein MKISNAGPTKPALKGKKKEATGQTSGFSSHLNRTPGGNDGQVEFQEINPVASMDSILSIQEVGDATEEENRRVLYQRGEDILDRLSEIQQEILSGAISVDRLQNLAHLLRARRETVDDPQLVQIIDEIELRAEVEIAKWGRTK; from the coding sequence ATGAAAATTTCAAATGCAGGTCCAACAAAACCAGCGTTGAAAGGCAAAAAGAAAGAAGCTACGGGACAAACCAGCGGCTTTTCATCTCACCTCAATCGTACGCCAGGGGGGAATGATGGGCAGGTCGAGTTTCAGGAGATTAATCCGGTTGCCTCGATGGATTCCATTCTTTCCATTCAGGAAGTTGGTGATGCAACAGAAGAAGAAAACCGCCGTGTGCTTTATCAGCGTGGGGAAGATATTCTGGACCGTTTAAGTGAAATTCAACAGGAAATCTTAAGTGGTGCGATCTCGGTTGATCGTTTGCAAAATTTGGCTCATTTGCTACGGGCACGTCGCGAAACAGTTGATGATCCTCAGCTGGTACAAATTATTGATGAAATTGAATTACGCGCAGAAGTGGAAATAGCCAAGTGGGGACGCACTAAATAG
- a CDS encoding IS1595 family transposase: protein MYIRKSRLTLRQQSKLIEHFVAGSTARATAEIVGIQANTSIRFFMRLRQLIASKLPSYRLQGEIEADESYFGGVRKGKRGRGAGGKVAVFGLLKRGGKVYTAIIPNAKTETLLPIIQEKVEPDSIVYTDTFGAYNALDVSDFHHRRINHSKLFADKQNHINGIENFWNQAKRHMRKFNGIKTDHFYWFLKECEWRFNGGNHADLLKQLKIWYKQAKH from the coding sequence ATGTACATCCGAAAAAGTCGTCTGACTTTACGTCAGCAAAGCAAGTTGATTGAGCATTTTGTCGCAGGCAGCACGGCTCGTGCGACTGCTGAAATTGTAGGTATCCAAGCGAACACATCGATCCGCTTCTTCATGCGGCTTCGCCAATTGATTGCCAGCAAGTTGCCGAGCTATCGTTTGCAAGGCGAGATTGAAGCTGATGAAAGTTATTTTGGCGGTGTCCGTAAAGGAAAACGAGGTCGTGGTGCTGGCGGCAAAGTGGCTGTGTTTGGCCTTTTAAAGCGGGGTGGCAAGGTCTATACGGCAATCATTCCCAATGCAAAGACAGAGACGCTGTTACCGATTATTCAGGAGAAGGTCGAGCCTGACAGTATCGTCTATACCGATACGTTTGGCGCTTACAACGCATTGGATGTTTCGGACTTTCATCACCGCCGCATCAACCATTCCAAACTCTTTGCAGACAAACAAAATCACATCAATGGCATTGAGAACTTTTGGAATCAGGCAAAGCGTCATATGCGGAAATTCAACGGTATCAAAACTGACCATTTCTACTGGTTTCTCAAGGAGTGTGAATGGCGTTTCAATGGAGGCAACCACGCAGACCTCCTAAAGCAGCTGAAAATATGGTATAAACAGGCTAAACATTAA
- a CDS encoding flagellar hook-basal body complex protein, which translates to MSLLGQFAAPVGAMMAQSKKLETIGLNVANLNTGGYKRTETNFSTMIAKTYGNNMDIGGVRGISRSMISQQGALLSSASNYDVAINGNGFFMLNSEIDGSGTTVFGRDGTLEQQLGDEIDIVVNGNNVKSREGYLVDKNGYFLQGWPVNPDLETFPTDEASLQSLRIDPEAFTTNGEATTTASLGVNLPSDAGLNYNESTFIKAYDNNGDFTSFQVKFTNLVLGSTTENVATNWNLSSTAAVGDTISQDVTVYDVDGYTHDVSLQFTKTGADAWDLRVIEESTELDIDGTDDGITNAVPITFTGGVIDAPVPAITVDTNRTNGAVFALDLSNMTQTALATDTATSTVDGIKAAEVKNQWTMEIYDASDNALNIDTDTTPTRLVLEFDGSGALKTPTNLTIPAAAGDIALDISEITNYASGSIAEVFYEYNGRSDARLQSFEFNSSGEVIGRFSDATQRKIYKLPLATFTNPDALEPINGNVYKYEPNAGKMVVRTASGQGAGEFVPNARETSNVEMSDEFTNMIMTQNAYNTASTMVKTIDEMTQVARDLKR; encoded by the coding sequence ATGAGCCTTCTCGGACAATTTGCCGCCCCTGTCGGCGCAATGATGGCACAAAGTAAAAAACTTGAAACCATCGGTTTGAATGTCGCCAACCTGAATACAGGTGGGTACAAAAGGACAGAAACAAATTTCTCCACCATGATTGCCAAGACCTATGGCAATAATATGGATATTGGTGGTGTGCGTGGCATCAGCCGTTCCATGATCAGCCAGCAAGGTGCCCTTCTTTCCAGTGCCAGTAACTATGATGTTGCCATCAACGGCAATGGTTTCTTTATGCTCAATTCCGAAATTGATGGCAGTGGCACTACGGTCTTTGGCCGAGATGGAACACTGGAACAGCAGCTTGGTGATGAAATTGATATTGTCGTGAATGGGAATAATGTTAAATCACGCGAAGGCTACCTCGTTGATAAAAACGGCTATTTCCTACAAGGCTGGCCTGTCAACCCCGACCTTGAAACCTTTCCTACAGACGAAGCCTCCTTGCAATCCTTGCGCATTGACCCAGAAGCCTTTACCACAAATGGCGAAGCAACAACCACAGCCTCTCTTGGGGTGAACCTGCCTTCTGACGCCGGGTTAAATTACAATGAGTCCACCTTTATCAAAGCCTATGATAACAATGGGGACTTTACGAGCTTCCAGGTCAAATTCACTAATTTGGTTCTGGGGAGCACCACAGAAAATGTGGCAACCAACTGGAATCTATCAAGTACGGCTGCTGTCGGCGACACGATCTCACAGGATGTAACCGTTTACGATGTTGATGGCTACACCCATGATGTCTCCCTGCAATTCACTAAAACAGGAGCTGATGCCTGGGACTTGCGTGTTATTGAAGAATCAACCGAGCTGGATATCGACGGTACTGATGACGGCATTACCAACGCCGTCCCCATTACCTTTACAGGCGGTGTTATTGATGCCCCGGTTCCTGCCATTACCGTGGATACCAACCGCACAAACGGGGCTGTTTTTGCCCTTGACCTTTCAAATATGACCCAAACGGCTTTGGCAACAGATACAGCAACCAGCACCGTTGATGGGATCAAAGCAGCTGAGGTCAAAAACCAATGGACAATGGAAATATATGACGCCTCAGATAACGCCCTTAATATTGACACTGATACCACCCCAACCCGACTGGTATTGGAATTTGATGGATCAGGCGCCCTTAAAACGCCAACAAACCTGACAATTCCAGCTGCTGCTGGTGATATTGCCCTGGACATTTCTGAAATCACCAACTATGCCTCCGGCAGTATCGCCGAAGTCTTTTATGAATATAATGGACGTTCTGATGCCCGCTTGCAGAGTTTTGAATTTAACTCTTCCGGGGAAGTCATCGGACGCTTTTCCGATGCAACACAACGCAAAATATATAAACTGCCTTTGGCGACTTTCACAAATCCAGATGCGCTAGAACCCATTAACGGCAACGTCTACAAGTATGAACCTAATGCAGGAAAAATGGTTGTTCGCACCGCCAGCGGTCAAGGTGCCGGTGAGTTTGTCCCCAACGCACGCGAAACCTCCAACGTGGAAATGTCCGACGAATTCACCAACATGATCATGACCCAAAATGCCTATAACACGGCCTCCACCATGGTCAAAACCATTGATGAAATGACACAGGTTGCCCGTGACCTGAAACGATAA
- the flgK gene encoding flagellar hook-associated protein FlgK produces the protein MSAGTITLALHTAAGGLLATQSALGTVSDNVANANTEGYSRKIVQFETNILAGVGVGVNVADVQRAVNEELLRDVRDETMDLHKISSQTEFYNRMQELFGSPGDNSSIAHTISELNTSMEMLSVTPERSLEQSEVVRWAENVALQLQDMTDTLQDLRKQADDEIHQAVLEIDNHLGEIADLNHKIVRNDVANQDISSLLDKRDQSINELSKLVDITYFERSNGEMSIFTKGGTVLVDQESIGMSHNRGASVSATTTHEEGDFSGVYVGSAVEANDITDDIQAGQLKGLIEMRDTKLQEMQAEIDHLAAQLRDNMNAVHNRGVAFPGLNSLQGSTAFLDSSAQKFAFGSGDTRLAVMDGDGNQVASVSLSTQLTTDHGAGPWTLDNLATTVDSWLDANAGGGTASFVDGKLQIELSNTDRYLSMRDQTGTGLGDAMSDATVNFYADGTNLSKTHNGFSDFFGLNDFYTDDLGSNIFQTGVLSENYTESGSTLTFYDDSTGSLNSMGSVPISGNLENITSLINSANIGVRATLISEGDGKRLRITNEDGHNMNIVQDFGSFVSNTDFEVADVRTASSLKVRSDISSTPGNISRGILRWDASLGTGGEYYVSAGDNYTASAMAETFNSSLSFDQSGGLSDTTATIHQYASSILSLNSSHAANNELDVEIQEALVNSLTNRSDSEKGVNLDEELSQLILYEQAYAAAARVISVIQSMFDTLEGAVR, from the coding sequence ATGTCTGCTGGTACAATCACTCTTGCACTCCACACCGCAGCCGGTGGCCTTCTCGCCACACAGAGCGCGCTGGGGACGGTTTCAGACAACGTAGCCAACGCCAATACCGAAGGCTATTCACGAAAGATTGTCCAATTTGAGACCAATATCCTGGCTGGTGTCGGGGTTGGGGTCAATGTGGCAGATGTTCAACGTGCTGTGAACGAAGAACTTCTTCGTGATGTGCGCGATGAAACCATGGACCTGCATAAGATCAGTTCCCAAACGGAATTTTATAACCGCATGCAGGAATTGTTTGGCTCCCCCGGTGACAACAGTTCCATCGCCCATACAATTTCCGAGCTGAACACATCCATGGAAATGCTCTCAGTGACCCCGGAACGTTCTCTTGAACAAAGTGAAGTGGTCCGTTGGGCAGAAAACGTCGCCTTGCAACTTCAGGACATGACTGACACCCTACAGGACCTGCGTAAACAAGCCGATGATGAAATCCATCAGGCTGTACTGGAAATTGATAACCATTTGGGTGAAATTGCCGACCTGAACCATAAAATCGTAAGAAACGATGTTGCCAATCAGGATATTTCCTCCCTTCTGGATAAACGTGACCAATCAATCAACGAATTATCGAAACTAGTTGACATCACCTATTTTGAGCGCAGCAATGGCGAAATGTCCATCTTCACCAAAGGCGGAACCGTACTGGTTGACCAGGAATCAATTGGGATGAGCCATAATAGGGGGGCCAGTGTTAGTGCGACAACCACCCATGAAGAAGGTGATTTTTCCGGGGTCTATGTAGGCTCAGCTGTAGAAGCCAATGATATCACCGATGATATCCAAGCCGGTCAGCTCAAAGGGCTTATCGAGATGCGCGATACCAAGCTTCAGGAAATGCAGGCAGAAATCGACCATCTGGCCGCCCAATTGCGTGACAATATGAATGCAGTACATAACCGTGGTGTTGCCTTCCCTGGCCTTAATAGTCTTCAGGGGTCCACAGCCTTTTTGGATTCATCTGCACAAAAATTTGCCTTTGGTAGTGGCGATACCCGTCTTGCCGTTATGGATGGAGACGGCAACCAAGTAGCAAGTGTCTCCCTGTCCACTCAGCTCACAACAGACCACGGTGCAGGTCCATGGACACTGGATAATCTCGCAACCACGGTTGACAGCTGGCTTGATGCAAATGCAGGCGGCGGCACAGCCTCCTTTGTCGATGGTAAATTACAAATCGAGCTGTCCAACACAGACCGCTACCTCAGCATGCGCGACCAAACAGGAACTGGTCTCGGTGATGCCATGTCTGATGCAACTGTTAATTTCTATGCTGATGGAACAAATCTTTCCAAAACCCACAACGGTTTTTCCGATTTCTTCGGCTTGAACGATTTCTATACTGATGATTTAGGGTCCAATATTTTCCAAACAGGCGTTTTATCAGAAAACTATACAGAAAGTGGATCGACCCTAACATTTTATGATGATTCAACAGGGAGCCTGAATTCTATGGGGTCGGTTCCCATTTCAGGTAATCTGGAAAACATTACTTCCCTGATTAATTCGGCGAATATCGGTGTTCGCGCAACCTTAATCTCCGAAGGGGATGGCAAACGCCTGCGCATCACCAACGAAGATGGTCACAATATGAATATTGTGCAGGATTTCGGCAGCTTCGTCAGCAATACAGACTTTGAAGTCGCCGACGTCAGAACAGCGAGTTCTTTAAAAGTCCGAAGCGATATCAGCTCCACTCCGGGTAACATCTCGCGTGGTATTCTGCGTTGGGATGCTTCTCTTGGCACAGGGGGGGAATATTATGTCAGTGCCGGGGATAACTACACCGCTTCGGCCATGGCAGAAACATTCAATTCCTCCCTGTCTTTTGACCAGTCCGGCGGGTTGAGTGATACAACAGCAACCATTCACCAATATGCATCCTCTATTTTATCACTGAACTCTTCCCATGCGGCTAACAATGAGCTGGATGTGGAAATTCAGGAAGCCTTGGTGAATAGTCTGACCAACCGCAGCGATTCAGAAAAAGGTGTAAACCTTGACGAAGAACTGTCACAATTGATCTTGTATGAACAAGCCTACGCAGCAGCAGCACGTGTAATCAGCGTGATCCAAAGCATGTTCGACACCCTAGAAGGGGCCGTGAGATAA
- the pseC gene encoding UDP-4-amino-4,6-dideoxy-N-acetyl-beta-L-altrosamine transaminase — translation MSFKPYARPDVRDSDIDAVVEVLKSQFLTTGPKVPELEAFFSKIVGVQEAVACSNGTTALHLASLALGLKPGDKVIVPALTFLATANVVRMCGADVVFCDVDPDTGIMRLEDLQKTAELTGQGVVAVYPVHIGGHCADMKAISAYARKRGWKIVEDACHALGGSNHGHSVGACAYSDFACFSLHAVKSFTSCEGGVVTTNDPAMAERMRRLRNHGISRSEEAGPLRYEMHELGFNYRLSDVHAALALSQLERLDEVAKRRAEIVECYRQELNGIADAVCSVKPTLHGVPLLHLFQLLIDFEKLGLARDAVAQTLAKKGVGTQVHYQPVCDQPYYKKRYGVADVPGARRFYKRVLALPLYASLTEVEVKQVVQAVKETFIY, via the coding sequence ATGTCATTTAAACCCTATGCTCGTCCTGATGTGCGCGACAGTGATATTGACGCTGTTGTTGAGGTTCTGAAAAGTCAGTTCTTAACTACAGGACCCAAAGTACCGGAACTGGAAGCTTTTTTCTCTAAAATAGTGGGCGTACAAGAGGCTGTGGCTTGCTCCAATGGAACAACAGCATTGCATTTAGCTTCTTTAGCTTTGGGTTTGAAGCCGGGGGATAAGGTGATTGTTCCGGCTTTAACTTTTTTAGCAACAGCCAACGTGGTGCGTATGTGTGGTGCTGATGTTGTTTTCTGTGATGTCGACCCTGACACGGGTATTATGCGGCTTGAGGATTTGCAAAAAACGGCAGAACTTACAGGGCAAGGGGTTGTAGCTGTTTATCCCGTCCATATTGGTGGACACTGTGCTGATATGAAGGCAATTTCTGCCTATGCCCGCAAACGGGGTTGGAAAATTGTTGAAGATGCTTGTCATGCCTTAGGTGGGAGCAATCATGGTCATAGTGTCGGGGCATGTGCCTATAGCGACTTTGCTTGTTTTTCATTGCATGCGGTTAAGAGCTTTACCTCTTGTGAAGGCGGGGTAGTGACGACGAATGATCCTGCTATGGCTGAGCGAATGAGGCGTTTGCGAAACCATGGAATAAGCCGCAGTGAAGAGGCTGGGCCTTTACGTTATGAGATGCATGAATTGGGATTTAACTATCGTTTGTCAGATGTTCATGCCGCTTTGGCTCTTTCCCAGCTGGAGCGACTGGATGAGGTCGCAAAGCGTCGGGCGGAAATTGTGGAATGCTACCGACAGGAACTCAATGGTATTGCAGATGCTGTTTGTTCTGTAAAACCAACGCTTCATGGAGTGCCCTTACTTCATCTCTTCCAATTATTAATCGACTTCGAAAAGCTGGGATTAGCACGAGATGCCGTGGCCCAGACACTGGCTAAGAAAGGGGTCGGGACACAGGTGCACTATCAACCTGTATGCGACCAGCCTTATTATAAAAAACGATATGGTGTTGCTGATGTACCTGGAGCACGGCGGTTTTATAAAAGAGTATTGGCTTTGCCGCTGTATGCCTCCTTAACTGAGGTTGAGGTCAAGCAAGTTGTTCAAGCTGTGAAAGAGACTTTTATATATTGA